The Castanea sativa cultivar Marrone di Chiusa Pesio chromosome 11, ASM4071231v1 genome contains a region encoding:
- the LOC142616498 gene encoding uncharacterized protein LOC142616498: MATNDVNLNNERTKLYLAALKGDWKSVKDMTDIQREISKKKETTLHIAAAANQEEFVNKLLTSMTSRNGNLTAINNVGNTALTYAAAAGNVNIAKAMLKRNSDELPNLGEMKPLYVAASLGHSRMVDWLYSETKQMVHGWDESEQAKLFITCVMRDLYGVALKMLRANLNLATATNSDGETALRVLARNPSAFTRESQLGKLLRGHINIPWSKLKQEDSKQSHVNELFTRCLQAHRDDVEHSNEIQDEISQLLFVATEVGNVEFLVKLIHFDVDLLWKTQNNKSIFCIAIK, encoded by the exons ATGGCAACAAATGATGTCAATTTAAACAACG AGCGTACAAAGCTTTATCTGGCTGCCCTGAAAGGTGACTGGAAATCTGTTAAGGACATGACAGACATTCAAAGAGAAATtagtaagaaaaaagaaaccacCCTTCATATTGCTGCTGCAGCAAACCAGGAAGAGTTTGTGAATAAATTATTGACTTCGATGACATCGAGAAATGGCAACCTAACAGCTATAAACAATGTTGGGAACACTGCCTTGACCTATGCTGCTGCAGCTGGAAATGTGAATATTGCCAAGGCGATGCTAAAGAGAAATAGTGATGAGCTGCCAAACCTAGGTGAAATGAAACCACTATATGTGGCTGCTTCGTTAGGACACAGTCGAATGGTAGATTGGCTTTACTCTGAGACTAAACAGATGGTTCACGGGTGGGATGAAAGTGAACAAGCCAAATTATTTATCACTTGTGTTATGCGTGACTTATACG GAGTAGCCTTGAAAATGCTGAGGGCCAATCTGAATTTAGCTACCGCTACAAACTCGGATGGAGAGACTGCATTACGCGTGTTAGCTCGCAATCCTTCTGCATTTACTAGAGAAAGTCAACTTGGAAAACTATTAAGGGGACACATCAATATTCCAT GGTCAAAGTTAAAACAGGAAGACTCAAAGCAATCTCATGTCAATGAGCTGTTTACAAGATGTCTTCAGGCTCACAGAGATGATGTTGAGCATTCAAATGAAATCCAAGATGAGATTTCACAACTTCTGTTTGTTGCGACAGAAGTAGGCAACGTTGAGTTCTTGGTCAAGCTTATTCATTTTGACGTTGATCTATTATGGaaaacacaaaacaataaaAGCATATTCTGCATTGCT ATCAAGTAG